A single region of the Streptomyces sp. ITFR-16 genome encodes:
- the mgrA gene encoding L-glyceraldehyde 3-phosphate reductase gives MTDSSSSASPYSAAGTRYDSMEYRRTGRSGLKLPAVSLGLWHNFGDDRALDAQRAILRRAFDLGVTHFDLANNYGPPPGSAELNFGKLLRQDFAPYRDELVISTKAGYDMHPGPYGEWGSRKYLLSSLDASLKRMGLDYVDIFYSHRFDPDTPLEETMGALASAVRQGKALYVGVSSYNSAQTAEAARLLRETGVPALIHQPSYSMINRWTEDDGLLDTLEAAGMGCISFVPLAQGLLTGKYLKGIPEGSRATQGKSLDPGLLSDEVVRRLNGLNDIARRRGQSLAQLALNWVLRDSRMTSALIGASSVGQLEENVAALAGPALSAEELKEIDTFAVDTAGTNIWAGRA, from the coding sequence GTGACTGATTCCTCTTCCTCCGCCTCTCCCTACAGTGCCGCCGGCACGCGCTACGACTCCATGGAGTACCGGCGCACCGGCCGCAGCGGCCTCAAGCTCCCCGCCGTCTCGCTCGGCCTGTGGCACAACTTCGGCGACGACCGCGCGCTCGACGCGCAGCGCGCGATCCTGCGCCGGGCCTTCGACCTCGGGGTGACCCACTTCGACCTGGCCAACAACTACGGACCGCCGCCCGGCTCCGCCGAGCTCAACTTCGGCAAGCTCTTGCGGCAGGACTTCGCCCCGTACCGCGACGAGCTGGTCATCTCGACCAAGGCCGGGTACGACATGCATCCCGGCCCGTACGGCGAGTGGGGCTCGCGCAAGTACCTCCTGTCGTCGCTGGACGCCTCGCTGAAGCGGATGGGGCTCGACTACGTCGACATCTTCTACTCGCACCGCTTCGACCCGGACACCCCGCTGGAGGAGACGATGGGGGCCCTGGCCTCCGCCGTCCGGCAGGGCAAGGCGCTGTACGTGGGGGTGTCCTCGTACAACTCCGCGCAGACCGCCGAGGCTGCCCGGCTGCTCCGCGAGACGGGGGTGCCGGCCCTGATCCACCAGCCGTCCTACTCGATGATCAACCGCTGGACCGAGGACGACGGGCTGCTGGACACCCTGGAGGCGGCCGGCATGGGCTGCATCTCCTTCGTGCCGCTCGCCCAGGGCCTGCTGACCGGCAAGTATCTGAAGGGCATCCCGGAGGGCTCGCGCGCCACGCAGGGCAAGTCGCTCGACCCGGGCCTGCTCTCGGACGAGGTGGTCCGCCGGCTGAACGGGCTCAACGACATCGCGCGCCGGCGCGGCCAGTCGCTCGCCCAGCTGGCCCTCAACTGGGTGCTGCGCGACAGCCGTATGACGTCGGCTCTGATCGGCGCGTCGAGCGTGGGGCAGCTGGAGGAGAACGTGGCCGCACTGGCCGGTCCGGCGCTGTCGGCCGAGGAGTTGAAGGAGATCGACACCTTCGCCGTGGACACCGCGGGCACCAACATCTGGGCGGGACGGGCCTGA
- a CDS encoding class I SAM-dependent methyltransferase: protein MPAASEDPRKTAPGTTRPDLPHSSEQDRFEALVTEADTVSVEGWDFSWLDGRATEERPSWGYARAMAERLGRASAALDIQTGGGEVLASAPKLPPLTVATESWPPNIARATALLHPRGAAVVADADEPPLPFGDEAFDLVVSRHPVTTWWQEIARVLTPGGTYFSQQVGPASVFELVEYFLGPQPPEVRAGRDPEQARAAAEAAGLEVVDLRTERLRTEFFDIGAVVYFLRKVIWMVPGFTVERYRPQLAALHHRIETEGPFLAHTTRFLVEARKPG, encoded by the coding sequence ATGCCCGCAGCGAGCGAAGACCCCCGGAAGACGGCACCCGGCACGACCCGGCCGGACCTGCCCCACTCGTCGGAGCAGGACCGGTTCGAGGCGCTGGTCACCGAGGCCGACACCGTCTCCGTTGAGGGCTGGGACTTCTCCTGGCTCGACGGCCGCGCCACCGAGGAGCGCCCCTCCTGGGGGTACGCCCGGGCCATGGCCGAGCGGCTGGGCCGGGCGAGCGCGGCCCTGGACATCCAGACGGGCGGCGGCGAGGTCCTCGCCTCCGCGCCGAAGCTGCCGCCGCTGACCGTCGCCACCGAGTCCTGGCCGCCGAACATCGCCCGCGCCACCGCCCTGCTGCACCCGCGCGGGGCCGCGGTGGTCGCGGACGCGGACGAACCGCCGCTGCCCTTCGGCGACGAGGCGTTCGACCTGGTGGTGAGCCGGCACCCGGTGACCACCTGGTGGCAGGAGATCGCCCGGGTGCTGACCCCCGGGGGCACGTACTTCTCCCAGCAGGTCGGCCCGGCCAGCGTCTTCGAACTCGTCGAGTACTTCCTCGGACCGCAGCCGCCGGAGGTACGCGCCGGACGCGACCCGGAGCAGGCGCGCGCCGCCGCCGAGGCCGCCGGACTCGAGGTCGTCGACCTGCGGACGGAGCGGCTGCGCACCGAGTTCTTCGACATCGGCGCCGTCGTCTACTTCCTGCGCAAGGTGATCTGGATGGTGCCCGGCTTCACCGTCGAGCGGTACCGCCCCCAACTGGCCGCGCTGCACCACCGGATCGAGACCGAGGGCCCGTTCCTCGCCCACACCACCCGCTTTCTCGTCGAGGCGCGCAAACCCGGGTGA
- a CDS encoding A24 family peptidase, which yields MYAMLIAAAALWGAAAGLLVPRAAYRFSVAPDDAWRDTCPAGHALTGPARGWLGSTRCTACAEATAVRTPAGGRPDPGTEPAAEAGGTAPQPPSGPRYAPHRLAPVVTALVCAALAATTGTRPELAAWLLLAPVAVLLATIDHRVHRLPDGLTLPAAGAAAVLLGIAALLPEHAGSWLSALLGGVVLGAFYFLLFLINPNGMGFGDVKLALSLGVALGWYGWAVVFAGGFAGFLFGAVYGIALVAMRRAGRKTGIPFGPFMIAGALLGLLFGGLAA from the coding sequence GTGTACGCCATGCTGATAGCGGCCGCCGCCCTCTGGGGAGCCGCGGCCGGACTGCTGGTCCCGCGCGCCGCCTACCGCTTCTCCGTCGCGCCCGACGACGCCTGGCGGGACACCTGCCCCGCCGGCCACGCCCTCACCGGGCCCGCCCGCGGCTGGCTCGGCTCCACGCGCTGTACGGCCTGCGCGGAGGCGACCGCGGTACGCACCCCCGCCGGCGGCCGGCCGGACCCCGGGACGGAGCCCGCGGCCGAGGCGGGCGGCACGGCACCGCAGCCGCCCAGCGGCCCCCGCTACGCCCCCCACCGCCTCGCCCCCGTCGTCACGGCCCTGGTCTGCGCCGCACTCGCCGCCACCACCGGTACCCGCCCCGAACTGGCCGCCTGGCTGCTGCTGGCCCCCGTCGCCGTGCTCCTCGCGACCATCGACCACCGCGTCCACCGGCTCCCCGACGGGCTCACCCTGCCGGCCGCCGGGGCCGCCGCCGTCCTCCTGGGCATCGCCGCACTGCTGCCGGAGCACGCCGGCTCCTGGCTGTCCGCCCTGCTCGGCGGGGTGGTGCTCGGGGCGTTCTACTTCCTGCTCTTCCTCATCAACCCGAACGGGATGGGCTTCGGCGACGTCAAGCTCGCCCTCTCCCTGGGCGTGGCCCTCGGCTGGTACGGCTGGGCGGTGGTGTTCGCCGGCGGCTTCGCCGGGTTCCTGTTCGGCGCGGTGTACGGGATCGCGCTGGTGGCCATGCGGCGCGCCGGGCGCAAGACGGGCATCCCGTTCGGCCCGTTCATGATCGCGGGAGCGCTGCTGGGCCTCCTGTTCGGCGGCCTGGCCGCCTGA
- a CDS encoding DUF192 domain-containing protein has product MARWRNGTGTLTITDRDGEGEIRVPLRIAASYRHRARGLLGQDGIDGALMITPCGSVHSFRMRFTIDVAYLDRKFNVVAVHTMKPGRLGLPRLRGRHVIEAEAGAMAAWGLRPGVQVRIAQTGEGG; this is encoded by the coding sequence ATGGCCCGATGGCGCAATGGAACAGGGACTCTGACGATCACGGACCGGGACGGCGAGGGGGAGATCCGTGTGCCGCTGCGGATCGCGGCCTCCTACCGGCACCGGGCCCGGGGGCTGCTCGGCCAGGACGGCATCGACGGCGCGCTGATGATCACGCCGTGCGGGAGTGTGCACTCCTTCCGGATGCGGTTCACGATCGATGTGGCCTATCTGGACCGGAAGTTCAACGTCGTGGCGGTCCACACGATGAAGCCGGGGCGGCTGGGGCTGCCCCGGCTGCGCGGCCGGCACGTCATCGAGGCGGAGGCCGGGGCGATGGCGGCGTGGGGGCTGCGGCCCGGCGTGCAGGTGCGGATAGCGCAGACCGGCGAGGGCGGCTGA
- a CDS encoding GNAT family N-acetyltransferase, with protein MRVRQAGGDEVLAHRDGVRRTYAEAFAGPPWHEDPALAEGYVERLAEDAGRPGFTAALALGGGGEGADAVVGFATAWTTPAPFPTGRSYGVVAEALGPERTADWLVGAVEVNEVALSPHARGTGLAAQLLEAVTGEAPNGRCWLLTSLRAEPAVRLYRRLGWRPVSGPAGTSDLVVFLGPRHPAPRA; from the coding sequence ATGCGGGTCCGACAGGCGGGTGGCGACGAGGTGTTGGCGCACCGGGACGGGGTGCGCCGGACGTACGCGGAGGCCTTCGCGGGTCCGCCGTGGCACGAGGACCCGGCGCTGGCCGAGGGGTACGTGGAGCGGCTGGCCGAGGACGCCGGGCGCCCCGGGTTCACGGCCGCGCTCGCCCTCGGCGGGGGCGGGGAGGGCGCGGACGCGGTCGTGGGGTTCGCGACGGCCTGGACCACGCCTGCCCCCTTCCCCACCGGCCGCAGCTACGGGGTCGTGGCCGAGGCCCTGGGCCCGGAGCGGACGGCCGACTGGCTCGTCGGGGCGGTCGAGGTGAACGAGGTCGCGCTCAGCCCGCACGCGCGCGGGACGGGGCTCGCGGCGCAGCTGCTGGAGGCCGTCACCGGAGAGGCGCCGAACGGCCGTTGCTGGCTGCTGACCTCGCTGCGCGCCGAGCCCGCGGTGCGGCTCTACCGGCGGCTCGGCTGGCGTCCGGTCTCCGGTCCGGCGGGGACCTCGGACCTGGTGGTGTTCCTCGGGCCCCGGCACCCGGCGCCGCGCGCGTGA
- a CDS encoding DinB family protein yields the protein MTRTDSPPAWDERTQLTTFLDYARATALAKCEGLTQENAVRAPLPGSPLMTLAGIVNHLRWVEYFWFEVVFLGLDDKGPWTDEDPDREMRIAVDMPLADVLAEYEEQSVRYRELVAAHDLDTPAEQPRRDGRHPDLRWIVLHLIEEISRHNGHIDIIREIVDGTTGD from the coding sequence ATGACACGCACCGATTCGCCTCCCGCCTGGGACGAGCGCACCCAGCTGACCACCTTCCTCGACTACGCCCGCGCCACCGCGCTGGCCAAGTGCGAGGGCCTGACGCAGGAGAACGCCGTCCGGGCGCCCCTGCCCGGCTCGCCCCTGATGACGCTCGCGGGGATCGTCAACCACCTCCGCTGGGTCGAGTACTTCTGGTTCGAGGTCGTCTTCCTCGGCCTCGATGACAAGGGCCCGTGGACGGACGAGGACCCCGACCGCGAGATGCGGATCGCCGTCGACATGCCGCTCGCCGATGTGCTCGCGGAGTACGAGGAGCAGAGCGTCCGCTACCGGGAGCTGGTCGCGGCCCACGACCTGGACACCCCGGCCGAGCAGCCGCGCCGGGACGGCCGCCACCCCGACCTGCGCTGGATCGTCCTCCACCTCATCGAGGAGATCTCCCGGCACAACGGCCACATCGACATCATCCGGGAGATCGTCGACGGCACCACGGGCGACTAG
- a CDS encoding YihY/virulence factor BrkB family protein, producing the protein MFSKLIGTPAAAPPRPDVPSETGPTRTGRVRHWPVALRRTPVSLWNDDLSDWAAALTYYAILALLPALLVTVSVIGLANPNATHALIADFTAFAPAESGAALRRPLEAATEQRTAVWLLVATGTLSAVWSASSYLAVFRRALHAMHGVPDTRPALRKAHIIVASAIGLLLLLMTSAFALVLSGPLARWLGHRVGLAHLGDAVWEVLKWPVLLCLVACLITVLFRTGPASARGAWQALPGGALAALLWLVASAGFALYATYIGSYSRLYGSLAGLVVFLIWVWFTNLALLAGAQFNVELNRARRDESRSA; encoded by the coding sequence GTGTTCAGCAAGCTCATCGGCACCCCCGCCGCGGCCCCGCCGCGCCCGGACGTCCCTTCCGAGACCGGCCCGACGAGAACCGGGCGGGTGCGCCACTGGCCCGTCGCCCTGCGCCGGACGCCCGTCTCCCTGTGGAACGACGACCTCTCGGACTGGGCCGCGGCCCTCACCTACTACGCCATCCTCGCGCTGTTGCCCGCGCTCCTGGTGACGGTGTCCGTGATCGGTCTCGCCAATCCGAACGCCACGCACGCCCTGATCGCCGACTTCACCGCCTTCGCCCCCGCCGAGTCGGGTGCGGCGCTGCGCCGGCCGCTGGAGGCGGCCACGGAGCAGCGCACCGCGGTCTGGCTGCTGGTCGCCACCGGCACCCTCAGCGCGGTCTGGTCCGCGTCCAGCTATCTGGCCGTGTTCCGGCGCGCGCTGCACGCCATGCACGGGGTCCCGGACACCCGGCCCGCCCTGCGCAAGGCGCACATCATCGTGGCGTCCGCGATCGGGCTGCTGCTGCTCCTGATGACCAGCGCCTTCGCCCTCGTGCTCTCCGGGCCGCTCGCCCGCTGGCTGGGGCACCGGGTGGGCCTGGCGCATCTGGGGGACGCGGTGTGGGAAGTGCTGAAGTGGCCGGTCCTGCTCTGCCTGGTGGCCTGTCTGATCACGGTCCTGTTCCGGACCGGACCGGCGTCGGCGCGCGGGGCGTGGCAGGCGCTGCCGGGCGGGGCGCTGGCGGCGCTGCTGTGGCTGGTCGCCTCGGCGGGCTTCGCGCTGTACGCGACGTACATCGGCTCCTACAGCCGGCTGTACGGCTCACTCGCGGGTCTCGTGGTGTTCCTGATCTGGGTCTGGTTCACCAATCTGGCCCTGCTGGCCGGGGCCCAGTTCAACGTGGAGCTGAACCGGGCCCGGCGCGACGAGAGCCGGTCGGCCTAG
- a CDS encoding RDD family protein, which yields MLKSRRAMAWCLDFCLVVCLASLLAVLTFHRISALVTDVPELAARGGWEILGSKGDVLDATQGMGGSLWRKTVGYVEQAFAVLVLATFLYQWVTITLTGRTLGKAVMGLRITQRTPRRAALRAAATTVADVALYALACCLLVEGMVVLSALCWAASVVVFLLNAVPVLSPSRRSMADRLTGTVVESIRFTRQVAAPPAPGDLPAW from the coding sequence GTGCTCAAGTCCCGGCGAGCGATGGCCTGGTGCCTCGACTTCTGTCTGGTGGTCTGTCTGGCCTCGCTCCTCGCGGTGCTCACCTTCCACCGGATCTCCGCACTCGTCACCGATGTGCCCGAGCTGGCCGCCCGGGGCGGCTGGGAGATCCTCGGCTCCAAGGGGGATGTGCTCGACGCGACCCAGGGGATGGGCGGCTCGCTCTGGAGGAAGACCGTCGGCTATGTCGAGCAGGCGTTCGCGGTGCTCGTGCTCGCCACGTTCCTCTACCAGTGGGTCACGATCACCCTCACGGGCCGGACCCTGGGCAAGGCCGTGATGGGGCTGCGCATCACGCAGCGCACACCCCGCCGTGCGGCGCTGCGGGCCGCGGCCACCACCGTCGCCGACGTGGCGCTGTACGCGCTGGCGTGCTGTCTGCTCGTCGAGGGCATGGTCGTGCTCTCCGCGCTGTGCTGGGCGGCCTCGGTCGTGGTCTTCCTGCTGAACGCCGTACCGGTACTCTCGCCCTCCCGCCGCTCCATGGCGGACCGGCTGACCGGCACGGTCGTGGAGAGCATCCGGTTCACCCGCCAGGTCGCCGCGCCTCCGGCCCCGGGGGACCTGCCCGCCTGGTGA
- a CDS encoding DUF2071 domain-containing protein, translated as MTTPAPLTPDAPDAVRRPLLTQEWLDLCFVHWAVEPDVVAGLLPEGTVPDTYDGLTYVGLVAFRMHRVGWLGLPGVPYLGSFPETNVRLYSVDAQGRRGVVFRSMDASRLVPAALGRLGFRLPYVWSRMSVETGTDTVTYTSSRRLPGPRGARSLLTVRPGGRIARPTELEHFLTARWGLHNPIFGGTAYLPNHHPRWPLHRAELLVCEENLIEAAGLPAPRGAPVSVLYSPGVPVRLGRPRRGA; from the coding sequence GTGACCACGCCCGCGCCTCTCACACCCGACGCCCCCGACGCCGTCCGCCGTCCGCTGCTCACGCAGGAGTGGCTCGATCTCTGCTTCGTGCACTGGGCGGTCGAGCCGGACGTGGTGGCGGGGCTGCTGCCGGAGGGAACCGTGCCCGACACGTACGACGGGCTCACCTATGTCGGTCTGGTGGCCTTCCGGATGCACCGGGTGGGGTGGCTCGGGCTGCCCGGGGTGCCGTATCTCGGGTCGTTCCCCGAGACCAATGTGCGCCTGTACTCGGTGGACGCGCAGGGGCGGCGCGGGGTCGTCTTCCGGTCGATGGACGCGTCGCGGCTGGTCCCCGCGGCCCTGGGACGGCTGGGCTTCCGGCTGCCGTACGTGTGGTCGCGCATGAGCGTCGAGACCGGCACGGACACCGTGACGTACACCAGCTCGCGGCGGCTGCCCGGGCCGCGCGGGGCCCGCAGTCTCCTCACCGTACGGCCGGGCGGACGCATCGCGCGGCCGACGGAGCTGGAGCACTTCCTGACGGCCCGCTGGGGGCTGCACAACCCGATCTTCGGCGGCACGGCGTACCTGCCCAACCACCACCCCCGCTGGCCCCTGCACCGCGCCGAACTGCTCGTCTGCGAGGAGAATTTGATCGAGGCGGCCGGGCTGCCCGCCCCGCGCGGGGCCCCGGTCAGCGTCCTGTACTCCCCCGGGGTCCCGGTCCGGCTCGGCCGGCCGCGCCGGGGCGCCTGA
- a CDS encoding polymorphic toxin-type HINT domain-containing protein has product MSSMGEMRRRLYRLRRGVRRAVPRTRVRLPGARRRRRDRGQGAIEYVGLTLVVVAIVGALIATGVGPDLAQKMGVEVCKVTGGDNCGGGGGDSEAQDGGTNGTGKGDAASDRNDDGSPKSPAQIDYDKALKDLQDAQKDEKSNGDKALDAAKELAKILADELGITDALDCITKGDMGACTETLINVLLSLIGGAVGKLAAKYGAPWKWKKAYKLIQALKKHGGDLYDGLKGLVKSRKKVKGAEKALEDAGKKLDGEKKPPSKKDDKPDEKKPTTCPAKHSFLAGTPVLLADGRTLAIEAVRPGDLVTATDPVTGRTAARRVERTITTYDDKHFTRLTVETGGAPARLTATDTHPFWLSGERRWEDAGDIGRGDTLRTETGGTLTVTGVTRYTQRQTTYDLTVQGVHTYYVGIGSVHALVHNNDCDMSPEEVGAAREPSVGEGDPKKFKDHFQRHKKLVEDALGTKYKKLKEDGPQFRKDIADAIKDGTFELVGKGTLKKGEPEGLIYRGKGVTIVLKENGDFWTALKTGEGMDTGIVITKKVPKKK; this is encoded by the coding sequence ATGTCATCCATGGGGGAGATGCGCCGCCGGCTGTACCGGCTGCGCCGGGGGGTTCGGCGTGCCGTTCCGCGTACGCGTGTACGCCTGCCGGGAGCGCGCCGCCGTCGGCGCGACCGGGGTCAGGGTGCCATCGAGTACGTGGGCCTGACCCTGGTGGTCGTGGCGATCGTCGGTGCCCTGATCGCGACCGGGGTGGGACCGGACCTCGCGCAGAAGATGGGCGTCGAGGTCTGCAAGGTCACCGGCGGCGACAACTGCGGCGGCGGGGGCGGCGACTCCGAGGCGCAGGACGGCGGTACGAACGGCACCGGCAAGGGCGACGCCGCCTCCGACCGCAACGACGACGGCTCCCCGAAGTCGCCGGCGCAGATCGACTACGACAAGGCGCTCAAGGACCTCCAGGACGCGCAGAAGGACGAGAAGTCCAACGGCGACAAGGCGCTCGACGCCGCGAAGGAGCTCGCGAAGATCCTCGCCGACGAGCTCGGCATCACCGACGCACTGGACTGCATCACCAAGGGCGACATGGGCGCCTGCACCGAGACCCTGATCAACGTCCTGCTGAGCCTGATCGGCGGCGCGGTCGGGAAGCTCGCGGCCAAGTACGGGGCCCCCTGGAAGTGGAAGAAGGCCTACAAGCTCATCCAGGCCCTCAAGAAGCACGGCGGCGACCTCTACGACGGGCTCAAGGGGCTCGTGAAGAGCCGCAAGAAGGTCAAGGGCGCCGAGAAGGCGCTCGAGGACGCCGGAAAGAAGCTCGACGGCGAGAAGAAGCCGCCGTCGAAGAAGGACGACAAGCCGGACGAGAAGAAGCCGACCACGTGCCCGGCGAAGCACAGCTTCCTGGCCGGCACCCCGGTCCTCCTCGCCGACGGCCGCACCCTGGCCATCGAGGCGGTCCGCCCCGGCGACCTGGTGACGGCCACCGATCCGGTCACCGGCAGGACCGCCGCCCGCCGGGTCGAGCGCACCATCACCACCTACGACGACAAGCACTTCACCCGGCTGACCGTGGAGACCGGCGGCGCCCCCGCCCGGCTGACCGCCACGGACACCCACCCGTTCTGGCTGAGCGGGGAGCGCCGCTGGGAGGACGCGGGCGACATCGGCCGCGGCGACACGCTGCGCACCGAGACCGGCGGCACGCTGACGGTCACCGGAGTCACGCGGTACACCCAGCGGCAGACCACGTACGACCTGACCGTCCAGGGCGTGCACACCTACTACGTGGGCATCGGCTCCGTGCACGCGCTCGTGCACAACAACGACTGCGACATGTCGCCGGAGGAGGTCGGGGCGGCGCGCGAGCCCAGCGTGGGCGAAGGCGATCCGAAGAAGTTCAAGGACCACTTCCAGCGGCACAAGAAGCTGGTCGAGGACGCGCTGGGCACCAAGTACAAGAAGCTCAAGGAGGACGGCCCGCAGTTCCGGAAGGACATCGCGGACGCGATCAAGGACGGCACTTTCGAGCTGGTCGGCAAGGGCACGTTGAAGAAGGGCGAGCCCGAGGGGCTGATCTATCGTGGCAAGGGCGTGACGATCGTCCTCAAGGAGAACGGCGACTTCTGGACCGCCCTCAAGACCGGCGAGGGCATGGACACCGGCATCGTGATCACCAAGAAGGTGCCGAAGAAGAAGTGA
- a CDS encoding OmpA family protein: MTARITTTERSRARVAMTVLAGVVVLGGVSAPQAFADDSPYPSASAEAPVDIDANDTDLKLPEGATLAPPKVLDIKSVVEDLGGEERREDTNADIKFALQAEVLFGKDSAKLGSEANGRIKAIAEEIKKQDAKKVRVFGFTDNLGSSAHGDVLSKQRAEAVHNVLDKQLSGTGITFEIRGYGEQYPIASNSNEEGRKKNRRVEVSFQRAEGSKS; encoded by the coding sequence ATGACCGCCCGCATCACCACCACCGAGCGGTCCCGGGCTCGTGTGGCGATGACCGTGCTTGCCGGGGTGGTCGTCCTGGGGGGCGTCTCGGCCCCGCAGGCCTTCGCCGACGACAGCCCCTACCCCTCCGCCTCGGCGGAGGCCCCGGTCGACATCGACGCGAACGACACGGATCTGAAGCTCCCCGAAGGCGCCACCCTCGCCCCGCCCAAGGTCCTCGACATCAAGTCCGTCGTCGAGGATCTCGGTGGCGAGGAGCGCCGCGAGGACACCAACGCGGACATCAAGTTCGCCCTCCAGGCCGAAGTGCTCTTCGGCAAGGACAGCGCCAAGCTGGGCTCCGAGGCCAACGGCCGGATCAAGGCCATCGCCGAGGAGATCAAGAAGCAGGACGCCAAGAAGGTCAGGGTCTTCGGCTTCACCGACAACCTCGGCTCCTCGGCCCACGGCGACGTGCTCTCCAAGCAGCGTGCCGAGGCCGTCCACAACGTGCTCGACAAGCAGCTCAGCGGCACCGGCATCACGTTCGAGATCCGGGGCTACGGCGAGCAGTATCCGATCGCCAGCAACAGCAACGAAGAGGGCCGCAAGAAGAACCGCCGCGTGGAGGTCTCCTTCCAGCGCGCGGAGGGCTCCAAGAGCTGA
- a CDS encoding pilus assembly protein TadG-related protein: MKHENGQAAPLYVTAVTGLLFLALVFFAFGEADVQRNGAQSAADASALAAAKQSRSLMSLQLKANVMNRAFYIAAFNAPFLGGVNGCGNAYDFAGRNDARITMCRPLYDGRWAYRVNLKSDKGMSANLVPRTEGEKAKADATAVVESRCKFIPNPVMTSPSIGEVICNSGLVWTVSPKDLATMPDMADLFSVRLAED, encoded by the coding sequence GTGAAGCACGAGAACGGGCAGGCCGCACCGCTGTATGTCACAGCGGTGACCGGCCTGCTCTTTCTTGCGTTGGTCTTCTTCGCGTTCGGTGAGGCGGACGTGCAGCGCAACGGCGCGCAGAGCGCGGCGGACGCCTCGGCGCTGGCCGCCGCCAAGCAGTCCCGGAGCCTGATGTCGCTGCAGTTGAAGGCGAACGTCATGAACCGGGCGTTCTACATAGCCGCGTTCAACGCCCCCTTCCTCGGGGGCGTCAACGGCTGCGGGAACGCCTACGACTTCGCCGGCCGGAACGATGCCCGCATCACCATGTGCAGGCCGCTCTACGACGGCCGGTGGGCCTATCGGGTCAATCTGAAGTCGGACAAGGGAATGAGCGCGAACCTGGTTCCGCGCACGGAGGGGGAGAAGGCGAAGGCCGACGCCACGGCCGTCGTCGAATCCCGCTGCAAGTTCATCCCCAACCCGGTCATGACATCGCCGTCCATCGGGGAGGTCATCTGCAACAGTGGCCTGGTCTGGACGGTCAGCCCCAAGGACCTGGCGACCATGCCCGACATGGCCGATCTCTTTTCCGTACGTCTGGCAGAAGACTGA
- a CDS encoding response regulator transcription factor, whose translation MPDEISRSSGEQWAQQPHVSQHTSSQPSPLSSPPTSGVPVPDSSAGFPAFPGPEAMPAPRPLRVVVADDNPVVRAGLTVLLHGRDDIDVVAEAGDGREAYEMALRHRPDVVLLDVRMPGVDGISALPHLVRLSPVLMMTYSRESEIVHEALRLGAGGYLVHGEFTADELVSAVRDTKDGRAHFTYSATSALLESVRGGGGAGQEGRVLPEGLGTAFSGAGHRPSTPPGNVSASAHDAARQSAHVGAVNPQLPGESGELVASRFSQKASLAQPSVGHSSPRVPPSAPHGVTAELSEREVEVMDLIASGMTNQQIAATCFISQKTVKNHINRIFAKLNAGSRGEAIAVWHRRSSGGSTRHG comes from the coding sequence ATGCCGGACGAGATTTCCCGCAGTTCCGGAGAGCAGTGGGCCCAGCAGCCCCACGTCTCGCAGCACACGTCCTCACAGCCCAGCCCACTCAGTTCGCCCCCCACCTCCGGTGTCCCCGTACCGGATTCCTCCGCCGGGTTCCCGGCCTTCCCCGGCCCCGAGGCCATGCCCGCACCCCGGCCGCTGCGGGTGGTCGTCGCCGATGACAACCCCGTCGTCCGGGCCGGCCTGACCGTCCTGCTGCACGGCCGCGACGACATCGACGTCGTCGCGGAGGCCGGCGACGGCCGCGAGGCGTACGAGATGGCGCTGCGGCACCGCCCGGACGTCGTCCTGCTGGACGTGCGCATGCCCGGCGTGGACGGCATCTCCGCCCTGCCGCACCTGGTGCGGCTCTCCCCGGTGCTGATGATGACGTACAGCCGGGAGAGCGAGATCGTCCACGAGGCGCTGCGGCTGGGCGCCGGCGGCTATCTCGTCCACGGCGAGTTCACCGCGGACGAGCTGGTCTCGGCGGTCCGCGACACCAAGGACGGCCGGGCCCACTTCACGTACTCGGCCACCAGCGCGCTGCTGGAGTCGGTGCGGGGAGGCGGCGGGGCCGGCCAGGAGGGCCGGGTGCTGCCGGAGGGCCTGGGCACCGCCTTCTCGGGCGCGGGCCACCGCCCCTCGACGCCCCCGGGGAATGTGTCTGCATCCGCACATGACGCCGCGCGGCAATCCGCCCATGTCGGAGCGGTGAATCCCCAGCTCCCCGGTGAGAGCGGTGAGTTGGTCGCGTCACGATTCTCGCAAAAGGCTTCGCTTGCGCAACCATCTGTGGGACATTCATCACCGAGGGTTCCCCCTTCGGCACCCCATGGAGTGACGGCCGAGCTGAGTGAACGGGAGGTGGAAGTGATGGATCTGATCGCGTCGGGCATGACCAATCAGCAGATCGCGGCCACCTGCTTCATCAGCCAGAAGACCGTCAAGAACCACATCAACCGCATCTTCGCCAAGTTGAACGCCGGCAGCCGGGGCGAGGCCATCGCCGTCTGGCACCGCAGGTCGTCCGGGGGGTCGACGAGGCATGGCTGA